In a single window of the Alosa sapidissima isolate fAloSap1 chromosome 18, fAloSap1.pri, whole genome shotgun sequence genome:
- the btr12 gene encoding bloodthirsty-related gene family, member 12, translated as MTTQSPVVSARTLSEEQFQCSICLEVFVEPVSTPCGHSFCKACLQGYWDHSKKFLCPMCKKSYSKRPELSVNRVLAEIATQFQGLSVLEVSGGEGFPAAAGSPGTSPATLKGKSKTGDFAQEGDIPCDSCIGRKLKAVKSCLNCPGSFCETHLRPHRKVKTLQSHRLMPAVAHLEDKLCRRHERLLEAYCRNDYICVCPECAETSHKTHDIVSIEREWKKKMSQVNKRRSEIKHLMKERAKKLDEIKQSIKVIKSSSQKELEESWQVYAELQKVLERSQAELVEAITGRQRQAEEQARELAHSLEHELGLLKRRSNELEALALTQDRVLFLQLLPTLPPPPEPSDWSAVSVNTDLYLGTIRKSVNSLVDKFQDELKKLHGKELGKLQNYTNEIILDPATAQRNLTVSEDGRQVRYEEHRGGMHSSDSPRRFSPALFVLGREGMSSGRHYWEVEVSRKTSWTLGVARATARRKGEIRLNPECGFWCLWLRDGKFKALTTNRVTLELPAPPQKVGIFLDHEAGRVSFYDVKARTHLHTFHTVFNAETVHPIFSPCPNHDGKNGAPLALTTVKHG; from the exons ATGACCACACAGA GCCCGGTGGTGTCTGCACGCACCCTCTCCGAGGAGCAGTTCCAGTGCTCCATCTGCCTGGAGGTGTTTGTGGAGCCCGTGTCCACGCCTTGCGGCCACAGCTTCTGCAAGGCCTGCCTGCAGGGCTACTGGGACCACAGCAAGAAGTTCCTCTGCCCCATGTGCAAGAAGAGCTACAGCAAGCGGCCCGAGCTGTCAGTCAACCGCGTGCTCGCCGAGATCGCCACCCAGTTCCAGGGGCTGTCCGTGCTGGAGGTGAGCGGCGGAGAGGGCTTTCCCGCCGCCGCGGGGTCACCAGGTACGTCGCCGGCGACGCTCAAGGGCAAGTCGAAGACTGGAGATTTCGCCCAAGAGGGAGACATACCATGTGACTCCTGCATCGGGAGAAAGCTGAAG GCTGTGAAGTCGTGTCTGAACTGCCCGGGTTCGTTCTGCGAGACACACTTGCGTCCGCACCGCAAAGTGAAGACACTGCAGTCCCACCGGCTGATGCCAGCAGTCGCCCACCTGGAGGACAAGCTGTGCCGCAGACATGAGCGCCTCCTGGAGGCCTACTGCCGCAATGACTACATCTGTGTGTGCCCCGAGTGCGCCGAGACCAGCCACAAGACACACGACATTGTGTCCATTGAGCGCGAGTGGAAGAAGAAGAtg agtcAGGTGAACAAGAGGCGATCGGAGATCAAACACCTCATGAAAGAGCGGGCCAAGAAGCTGGATGAGATCAAACAGTCCATCAAGGTCATCAAG TCCTCATCCcagaaggagctggaggagagctGGCAGGTGTATGCGGAACTGCAGAAAGTTCTGGAACGGAGCCAGGCGGAGCTGGTGGAGGCCATCACGGGACGGCAGCGTCAGGCGGAGGAGCAGGCCCGGGAGCTGGCCCACAGCCTGGAGCATGAGCTCGGACTCCTCAAGAGGCGCAGCAACGAGCTGGAGGCCCTCGCGCTCACGCAGGACAGAGTGCTCTtcctacag TTGCTTCCTACACTGCCTCCGCCACCTGAACCTTCTGATTGGTCAGCAGTGTCTGTGAACACAGACCTGTACTTGGGCACAATCAGGAAGTCGGTCAACTCCCTGGTGGACAAGTTCCAGGATGAGCTCAAAAAGCTGCATGGCAAAG AACTTGGGAAGCTGCAGAACTACACAA ATGAAATAATCCTTGACCCTGCCACCGCTCAGCGCAACCTGACCGTGTCGGAGGACGGCCGGCAGGTGCGCTACGAGGAGCACCGCGGCGGCATGCACAGCTCAGACAGCCCCCGGCGCTTCAGCCCGGCCCTCTTCGTCCTGGGCCGCGAGGGCATGTCGTCGGGCCGGCACTACTGGGAGGTGGAGGTGAGCCGCAAGACGTCCTGGACCCTGGGGGTGGCGCGTGCCACCGCCCGGCGCAAGGGCGAGATCAGGCTGAACCCCGAGTGTGGGTTCTGGTGCCTCTGGCTGCGGGACGGGAAGTTCAAGGCGCTGACCACCAACCGGGTCACGCTGGAGCTGCCGGCGCCACCACAGAAAGTCGGCATCTTCCTGGACCACGAGGCCGGGCGGGTGTCGTTCTACGACGTCAAGGCgcgcacacacctgcacaccttCCACACGGTCTTCAACGCGGAGACTGTCCACCCCATCTTCAGTCCATGCCCCAACCATGATGGCAAGAATGGAGCGCCGCTGGCCCTGACTACGGTCAAGCATGGATGA
- the LOC121690234 gene encoding uncharacterized protein LOC121690234 has product MATPSNMLAEEQVHCSICLDVFTNPVSIPCGHNFCVGCIRGYWRTSVLYQCPMCKKTFYKQPDTSINTVLREIAEQFKDVRRKNSQLQQQKELEEQEAEQKEEQQKKQQQQQQQQQQRQPPPRPKQPEKVQQQQQQTQKQQPQQQQQQQQQQQQQQKTQQVVPKLKKKPQAEEELEVPPLPPPPPPVAPAPAEELLADIPELLPPPWAEEVSCDVCTGMRLRAVKSCLVCLTSYCEEHIKSHSARFTKHKLIEPVANLEERMCTKHERLLELYCKKDQTIVCVLCTEMDHRAHYTIPVEREWAEKKTHLKKAEAEVLQMIQDRQRKVDEIRRSVELNKSSALREIEDSMQVFSELVRAVQRAQAELVLAIEEKQRQTERWAQGLITELEQEIADLHKRNSDLGHLARTEDHIHFLQKFPALCTHPPTKDWSGTSVHTDQCVGTIRRAVARLEDTLEEEIDKLAANELKRVQQHLADVTLDPDTANPWLQLSEDCRQLRHLGSWQDLPDTPERFDTVVIALGREPIVSGRRYWEVQVGDKDDWYLGVARASVNRKGRIAVSTSHGYWALAMKKGGEYRVSSSPPLLLALPAKLKRVGVYVDYEEGQISFYDVLARSHLHTFLDTFQETLYPFFYLYCCDKASDTIAIGPASDKTLIKQYRAKPSPTGFGSHFNRNETWTLEMSACRKTEREIGSMSEDRNQGDKKKTNKNHFLLIAEMACASPVRPSLGSAMKASQHLRCSICLDFYTDPVTTTCGHTFCLTCLDRNRHYNDTGCPLCKNFLGGSGQLRVNVVLKALMEEEVEALRANACSGSPDEVPCDLCPASRRLRAVKSCLVCLSSYCAEHLGPHVDRLRLKGHKLVAPLGDLDQRACLTHGRALELYRPKCEGRDTACLCTMCVEEGDVVIPVETAWDRKKSEWGKIKSGIKEQIRERENKLKEFQTLALDCKTQIEAEMKEVKGVFVEVMKAVRRAEEEALGPLEERKRRVDEEEQKLQRGLEEEIGKFEDFVTRLSQLEDDEDHVQFLQRSPSDPALKGMRDWTDVAMDTDLSFGTLRITQATMMTDIEAEFEKLTSLEMSRIRKFLADVTLDPDTAHPHLIVSKDGREVSYRDERLDVSDGPQRFDTFGSVLAHDVLFSSGRAYWEVEVGDKTGWDIGVASEEANRKGAISFKPRDGYWALVLYGEGQYAALDDPRVSLSLQTKPRKVGVFVDRKEGLVSFYDAEVKGHIYSFTGCSFSMGLRLFPYFSPHLSTGQNSEPLVISPVKHCT; this is encoded by the exons ATGGCAACCCCGTCTAACATGTTGGCCGAGGAGCAGGTGCATTGCTCCATCTGCCTGGACGTCTTCACCAATCCCGTGTCCATCCCCTGCGGACACAACTTCTGCGTGGGCTGCATCCGCGGCTACTGGCGCACCAGCGTGCTCTACCAGTGCCCCATGTGCAAGAAGACCTTCTACAAGCAGCCCGACACCAGCATCAACACCGTGCTCCGGGAGATCGCCGAGCAGTTCAAGGACGTGCGCCGTAAGAacagccagctgcagcagcagaaaGAGCTGGAGGAGCAGGAAGCGGAGCAGAAGGAGGAACAACaaaagaaacaacaacaacaacaacaacaacaacaacaacggcaGCCACCACCACGACCAAAACAACCAGAGAaagtgcagcagcagcaacaacaaacacaaaagcaacaaccacaacaacaacaacaacaacaacaacaacaacaacaacaacagaaaacacAACAGGTGGTGCCGAAACTGAAGAAGAAGCCACAGGCAGAAGAGGAGCTGGAGGTCCCtcccctgcccccacccccacccccggtGGCGCCCGCTCCCGCCGAGGAGCTGCTGGCGGACATCCCCgagctgctgccgccgccgtgGGCCGAGGAGGTGTCGTGCGACGTGTGCACGGGCATGCGCCTGCGGGCGGTCAAGTCGTGCCTGGTGTGCCTGACGTCGTACTGCGAGGAGCACATCAAGTCGCACAGCGCCCGCTTCACCAAGCACAAGCTGATCGAGCCCGTGGCCAACCTGGAGGAGCGCATGTGCACCAAGCACGAGCGGCTGCTGGAGCTCTACTGCAAGAAGGACCAGACCATCGTCTGCGTGCTGTGCACCGAGATGGACCATCGCGCCCACTACACCATACCGGTGGAGCGCGAGTGGGCCGAGAagaag ACCCACCTGAAAAAGGCAGAGGCCGAGGTGCTGCAGATGATCCAGGACCGGCAGAGGAAGGTGGATGAGATCAGGCGCTCAGTAGAGCTTAACAAA TCCAGTGCGCTACGTGAGATCGAGGACAGCATGCAGGTGTTCTCGGAGCTGGTGCGGGCGGTGCAGCGGGCCCAGGCCGAGCTGGTGCTGGCCATTGAGGAGAAGCAGCGTCAGACGGAGCGCTGGGCCCAGGGCCTCATCACTGAGCTGGAGCAGGAGATCGCCGACTTGCACAAGAGGAACTCCGACCTTGGGCACCTGGCTCGCACAGAAGACCACATCCACTTCCTACAG AAATTTCCGGCACTTtgtacacacccacccaccaagGACTGGTCTGGGACCAGCGTTCACACTGATCAGTGTGTGGGGACCATCAGGCGTGCCGTGGCCAGACTAGAGGACACGCTGGAGGAGGAAATAGACAAACTGGCTGCTAATG AGCTGAAGAGAGTCCAGCAGCATttag CTGATGTGACCCTTGACCCCGACACGGCCAACCCGTGGCTGCAGCTGTCCGAGGACTGCCGCCAGCTGCGGCACCTGGGCTCGTGGCAAGACCTGCCGGACACGCCCGAGCGCTTCGACACGGTGGTGATCGCGCTGGGCCGTGAGCCCATCGTCTCGGGCCGCCGCTACTGGGAGGTGCAGGTGGGCGACAAGGACGACTGGTACCTGGGCGTGGCGCGCGCCTCCGTCAACCGCAAGGGCCGCATCGCCGTCAGCACCTCGCACGGCTACTGGGCGCTGGCCATGAAGAAGGGCGGCGAGTACCGCGTCTCGTCCAGCCCACCCCTGCTCCTCGCGCTGCCCGCCAAGCTCAAGCGTGTTGGCGTGTACGTGGACTACGAGGAGGGGCAGATCTCCTTCTACGACGTCCTGGCGCGCAGCCACCTCCACACCTTCCTAGACACCTTCCAGGAGACACTCTACCCCTTCTTCTACCTGTACTGCTGCGACAAGGCCTCGGACACCATCGCCATCGGCCCCGCCAGTGACAAAACCCTCATCAAACAGT ACAGAGCCAAACCCAGCCCTACAGGCTTCGGCTCTCATTTCAATAGAAATGAAACTTGGACCTTAGAAATGTCAGCATGCCGTAAAACAGAACGGGAAATAGGAAGCATGTCAGAAGACAGAAACCAAGGAGACAAG aagaaaacaaataaaaatcacTTTTTGTTGATTGCGGAAATGGCCTGTGCTTCACCTGTGCGCCCCTCCCTGGGCTCCGCCATGAAAGCCTCGCAGCACCTGCGTTGCTCCATCTGCCTGGACTTCTACACAGACCCAGTGACCACGACGTGCGGCCACACCTTCTGCCTGACCTGCTTGGACCGCAACCGGCACTACAACGACACGGGGTGCCCGCTGTGCAAGAACTTCCTAGGCGGCAGCGGGCAGCTGAGGGTCAACGTGGTGCTGAAGGCcctgatggaggaggaggtggaggcgcTGCGGGCCAACGCCTGTTCCGGGTCGCCGGACGAGGTGCCGTGCGACTTGTGCCCGGCGAGCAGGAGGCTGAGGGCAGTCAAGTCCTGCCTGGTGTGCCTGAGCTCGTACTGCGCCGAGCACCTGGGGCCACACGTGGACCGGCTGAGGCTGAAGGGACACAAGCTGGTGGCGCCGCTCGGCGATCTGGACCAGAGGGCCTGCTTGACCCACGGGCGGGCGCTGGAGCTCTACCGGCCAAAGTGCGAGGGCAGGGACACGGCCTGCCTCTGCAccatgtgtgtggaggagggagaTGTGGTCATCCCAGTGGAAACAGCCTGGGACAGGAAGAAg TCTGAGTGGGGGAAAATCAAGAGTGGCATTAAAGAACAAATTCGGGAGAGGGAGAATAAGCTGAAGGAGTTTCAGACCTTGGCTCTGGACTGCAAG ACTCAGATAGAGGCAGAGATGAAGGAGGTGAAGGGGGTGTTTGTGGAGGTCATGAAGGCCGTGAGGAGGGCTGAGGAGGAGGCGCTCGGGCCtttagaggagaggaagaggagggtggaTGAGGAAGAGCAGAAGCTGCAACGGGGGCTAGAGGAGGAGATCGGGAAATTTGAAGACTTCGTCACGAGGCTTAGCCAGTTGGAGGACGACGAGGATCACGTTCAGTTTCTTCAG AGGTCTCCCTCTGACCCTGCCCTGAAAGGAATGAGGGACTGGACAGATGTTGCCATGGATACAGACCTCAGTTTTGGCACTTTGAGGATTACCCAGGCGACCATGATGACAGACATAGAGGCTGAGTTTGAGAAGCTAACATCTCTGG AAATGAGCAGAATCCGGAAGTTTCTTG CTGACGTGACTCTGGACCCAGACACAGCCCACCCCCACCTGATTGTGTCCAAGGATGGGAGGGAGGTGAGCTACAGGGACGAGAGGCTAGACGTCTCCGACGGTCCCCAGAGGTTCGACACGTTCGGCAGTGTCCTGGCACATGACGTGCTTTTCTCCAGCGGCCGTGCCTactgggaggtggaggtgggggacaAGACTGGCTGGGACATTGGAGTGGCGAGCGAGGAAGCCAATCGGAAGGGGGCGATCTCTTTCAAGCCCCGAGATGGTTACTGGGCCCTTGTGCTGTACGGGGAGGGCCAGTACGCAGCACTGGATGATCCCAGGGTCAGCCTTTCCCTCCAGACGAAACCCCGGAAGGTGGGGGTGTTTGTTGATCGCAAGGAGGGCTTGGTGTCTTTCTATGAtgcagaggtcaaaggtcacatctACTCGTTCACTGGCTGTTCCTTCTCCATGGGCCTGAGGCTCTTCCCCTACTTCAGCCCCCATCTTTCCACTGGACAGAACTCAGAGCCATTGGTCATATCCCCTGTTAAACACTGCACTTAA